From the genome of Polyodon spathula isolate WHYD16114869_AA chromosome 14, ASM1765450v1, whole genome shotgun sequence, one region includes:
- the LOC121327178 gene encoding UDP-N-acetylglucosamine transporter-like isoform X2, with translation MKHEIRSEGNREVLNSPAAGLGDNTQTAAVDSTSIGGELQGKQTDGTRLQSEGQLVEAGCSIEGSSSTMPVNLKFLSLGVLVFQTTSLVLTMRFSRTLKEDGPRYLASSAVVAAELLKIGACVLLVFKNTGCSLTALNRVLHDEIVNKPMESLKLAVPAGIYTLQNNLLYVALSNLDAATYQVTYQLKILTTALFSVSMLGKRLNTYQWLSLLILMTGVAFVQWPSDSLDSAQKDLSAGSQFVGLTAVLTACFSSGFAGVYFEKILKETKQSVWIRNIQLGLFGAVFGLMGVYVYDGERVQEHGMFQGYSSLTWAVVSLQCLFSWSSSGNSSYIFIWV, from the exons ATGAAACATGAGATCAGGAGCGAGGGAAACAGAGAGGTACTGAATTCACCAGCGGCGGGGTTGGGAGATAATACCCAGACAGCGGCTGTGGACTCAACAAGTATCGGCGGAGAATTGCAAGGGAAGCAGACAGACGGCACACGGCTCCAAAGCGAAGGACAGCTTGTTGAAGCGGGCTGCTCCATCGAG GGCAGCAGCAGCACCATGCCTGTGAACCTGAAGTTCCTGTCTCTGGGAGTCCTGGTCTTCCAGACCACCAGCCTGGTCCTGACCATGCGCTTCTCTCGCACGCTGAAGGAAGATGGGCCCCGGTACCTGGCTTCATCCGCCGTTGTCGCTGCGGAGCTCCTGAAGATTGGGGCCTGTGTTCTGCTGGTCTTCAAGAACACTG gcTGCAGTTTGACAGCGCTCAACAGAGTTTTACATGACGAGATTGTAAACAAGCCAATGGAAAGCCTGAAGCTGGCCGTCCCAGCAGGGATTTACACTCTACAGAACAATCTGCTTTATGTTGCCCTTTCCAATCTGGATGCAGCCACTTATCAG GTTACATACCAGCTGAAGATTCTCACCACAGCTTTATTCTCTGTGTCAATGCTTGGAAAAAGGTTAAACACTTATCAATGGCTCTCCCTGTTGATATTAATGACCGGAGTAGCGTTTGTTCAG TGGCCCTCAGACTCTCTGGACTCTGCTCAGAAGGACCTGTCAGCAGGCTCGCAGTTTGTAGGACTCACGGCCGTGCTGACAGCCTGCTTCTCCAGTGGATTTGCTGGGGTTTACTTTGAGAAAATCTTGAAGGAAACGAAGCAGTCTGTGTGGATTAGAAACATTCAGCTTG GTTTGTTTGGTGCTGTGTTTGGGCTGATGGGCGTCTATGTGTATGATGGCGAGCGAGTGCAAGAACACGGCATGTTCCAGGGATACAGCTCTCTCACCTGGGCCGTCGTGTCTCTTCAG tgtctTTTTTCTTGGAGCAGTTCTGGTAATAGCAGCTACATTTTTATATGGGTATGA
- the LOC121327178 gene encoding UDP-N-acetylglucosamine transporter-like isoform X3 → MQLSTLGSSSTMPVNLKFLSLGVLVFQTTSLVLTMRFSRTLKEDGPRYLASSAVVAAELLKIGACVLLVFKNTGCSLTALNRVLHDEIVNKPMESLKLAVPAGIYTLQNNLLYVALSNLDAATYQVTYQLKILTTALFSVSMLGKRLNTYQWLSLLILMTGVAFVQWPSDSLDSAQKDLSAGSQFVGLTAVLTACFSSGFAGVYFEKILKETKQSVWIRNIQLGLFGAVFGLMGVYVYDGERVQEHGMFQGYSSLTWAVVSLQALGGLVIAAVIKYADNILKGFATSLSIILSTLISYFWLQDFVPTSVFFLGAVLVIAATFLYGYEAKASANPRKV, encoded by the exons ATGCAGTTGTCGACTCTT GGCAGCAGCAGCACCATGCCTGTGAACCTGAAGTTCCTGTCTCTGGGAGTCCTGGTCTTCCAGACCACCAGCCTGGTCCTGACCATGCGCTTCTCTCGCACGCTGAAGGAAGATGGGCCCCGGTACCTGGCTTCATCCGCCGTTGTCGCTGCGGAGCTCCTGAAGATTGGGGCCTGTGTTCTGCTGGTCTTCAAGAACACTG gcTGCAGTTTGACAGCGCTCAACAGAGTTTTACATGACGAGATTGTAAACAAGCCAATGGAAAGCCTGAAGCTGGCCGTCCCAGCAGGGATTTACACTCTACAGAACAATCTGCTTTATGTTGCCCTTTCCAATCTGGATGCAGCCACTTATCAG GTTACATACCAGCTGAAGATTCTCACCACAGCTTTATTCTCTGTGTCAATGCTTGGAAAAAGGTTAAACACTTATCAATGGCTCTCCCTGTTGATATTAATGACCGGAGTAGCGTTTGTTCAG TGGCCCTCAGACTCTCTGGACTCTGCTCAGAAGGACCTGTCAGCAGGCTCGCAGTTTGTAGGACTCACGGCCGTGCTGACAGCCTGCTTCTCCAGTGGATTTGCTGGGGTTTACTTTGAGAAAATCTTGAAGGAAACGAAGCAGTCTGTGTGGATTAGAAACATTCAGCTTG GTTTGTTTGGTGCTGTGTTTGGGCTGATGGGCGTCTATGTGTATGATGGCGAGCGAGTGCAAGAACACGGCATGTTCCAGGGATACAGCTCTCTCACCTGGGCCGTCGTGTCTCTTCAG gCTTTGGGAGGGTTAGTTATAGCAGCTGTCATTAAATATGCTGACAATATTTTGAAAGGGTTTGCAACCTCTCTATCCATCATCCTTTCTACACTGATTTCATATTTCTGGTTACAGGATTTTGTGCCAACAAG tgtctTTTTTCTTGGAGCAGTTCTGGTAATAGCAGCTACATTTTTATATGGGTATGAAGCCAAAGCTTCAGCTAATCCACGCAAAGTATGA
- the LOC121327178 gene encoding UDP-N-acetylglucosamine transporter-like isoform X1 codes for MKHEIRSEGNREVLNSPAAGLGDNTQTAAVDSTSIGGELQGKQTDGTRLQSEGQLVEAGCSIEGSSSTMPVNLKFLSLGVLVFQTTSLVLTMRFSRTLKEDGPRYLASSAVVAAELLKIGACVLLVFKNTGCSLTALNRVLHDEIVNKPMESLKLAVPAGIYTLQNNLLYVALSNLDAATYQVTYQLKILTTALFSVSMLGKRLNTYQWLSLLILMTGVAFVQWPSDSLDSAQKDLSAGSQFVGLTAVLTACFSSGFAGVYFEKILKETKQSVWIRNIQLGLFGAVFGLMGVYVYDGERVQEHGMFQGYSSLTWAVVSLQALGGLVIAAVIKYADNILKGFATSLSIILSTLISYFWLQDFVPTSVFFLGAVLVIAATFLYGYEAKASANPRKV; via the exons ATGAAACATGAGATCAGGAGCGAGGGAAACAGAGAGGTACTGAATTCACCAGCGGCGGGGTTGGGAGATAATACCCAGACAGCGGCTGTGGACTCAACAAGTATCGGCGGAGAATTGCAAGGGAAGCAGACAGACGGCACACGGCTCCAAAGCGAAGGACAGCTTGTTGAAGCGGGCTGCTCCATCGAG GGCAGCAGCAGCACCATGCCTGTGAACCTGAAGTTCCTGTCTCTGGGAGTCCTGGTCTTCCAGACCACCAGCCTGGTCCTGACCATGCGCTTCTCTCGCACGCTGAAGGAAGATGGGCCCCGGTACCTGGCTTCATCCGCCGTTGTCGCTGCGGAGCTCCTGAAGATTGGGGCCTGTGTTCTGCTGGTCTTCAAGAACACTG gcTGCAGTTTGACAGCGCTCAACAGAGTTTTACATGACGAGATTGTAAACAAGCCAATGGAAAGCCTGAAGCTGGCCGTCCCAGCAGGGATTTACACTCTACAGAACAATCTGCTTTATGTTGCCCTTTCCAATCTGGATGCAGCCACTTATCAG GTTACATACCAGCTGAAGATTCTCACCACAGCTTTATTCTCTGTGTCAATGCTTGGAAAAAGGTTAAACACTTATCAATGGCTCTCCCTGTTGATATTAATGACCGGAGTAGCGTTTGTTCAG TGGCCCTCAGACTCTCTGGACTCTGCTCAGAAGGACCTGTCAGCAGGCTCGCAGTTTGTAGGACTCACGGCCGTGCTGACAGCCTGCTTCTCCAGTGGATTTGCTGGGGTTTACTTTGAGAAAATCTTGAAGGAAACGAAGCAGTCTGTGTGGATTAGAAACATTCAGCTTG GTTTGTTTGGTGCTGTGTTTGGGCTGATGGGCGTCTATGTGTATGATGGCGAGCGAGTGCAAGAACACGGCATGTTCCAGGGATACAGCTCTCTCACCTGGGCCGTCGTGTCTCTTCAG gCTTTGGGAGGGTTAGTTATAGCAGCTGTCATTAAATATGCTGACAATATTTTGAAAGGGTTTGCAACCTCTCTATCCATCATCCTTTCTACACTGATTTCATATTTCTGGTTACAGGATTTTGTGCCAACAAG tgtctTTTTTCTTGGAGCAGTTCTGGTAATAGCAGCTACATTTTTATATGGGTATGAAGCCAAAGCTTCAGCTAATCCACGCAAAGTATGA
- the LOC121327178 gene encoding UDP-N-acetylglucosamine transporter-like isoform X4: MPVNLKFLSLGVLVFQTTSLVLTMRFSRTLKEDGPRYLASSAVVAAELLKIGACVLLVFKNTGCSLTALNRVLHDEIVNKPMESLKLAVPAGIYTLQNNLLYVALSNLDAATYQVTYQLKILTTALFSVSMLGKRLNTYQWLSLLILMTGVAFVQWPSDSLDSAQKDLSAGSQFVGLTAVLTACFSSGFAGVYFEKILKETKQSVWIRNIQLGLFGAVFGLMGVYVYDGERVQEHGMFQGYSSLTWAVVSLQALGGLVIAAVIKYADNILKGFATSLSIILSTLISYFWLQDFVPTSVFFLGAVLVIAATFLYGYEAKASANPRKV, encoded by the exons ATGCCTGTGAACCTGAAGTTCCTGTCTCTGGGAGTCCTGGTCTTCCAGACCACCAGCCTGGTCCTGACCATGCGCTTCTCTCGCACGCTGAAGGAAGATGGGCCCCGGTACCTGGCTTCATCCGCCGTTGTCGCTGCGGAGCTCCTGAAGATTGGGGCCTGTGTTCTGCTGGTCTTCAAGAACACTG gcTGCAGTTTGACAGCGCTCAACAGAGTTTTACATGACGAGATTGTAAACAAGCCAATGGAAAGCCTGAAGCTGGCCGTCCCAGCAGGGATTTACACTCTACAGAACAATCTGCTTTATGTTGCCCTTTCCAATCTGGATGCAGCCACTTATCAG GTTACATACCAGCTGAAGATTCTCACCACAGCTTTATTCTCTGTGTCAATGCTTGGAAAAAGGTTAAACACTTATCAATGGCTCTCCCTGTTGATATTAATGACCGGAGTAGCGTTTGTTCAG TGGCCCTCAGACTCTCTGGACTCTGCTCAGAAGGACCTGTCAGCAGGCTCGCAGTTTGTAGGACTCACGGCCGTGCTGACAGCCTGCTTCTCCAGTGGATTTGCTGGGGTTTACTTTGAGAAAATCTTGAAGGAAACGAAGCAGTCTGTGTGGATTAGAAACATTCAGCTTG GTTTGTTTGGTGCTGTGTTTGGGCTGATGGGCGTCTATGTGTATGATGGCGAGCGAGTGCAAGAACACGGCATGTTCCAGGGATACAGCTCTCTCACCTGGGCCGTCGTGTCTCTTCAG gCTTTGGGAGGGTTAGTTATAGCAGCTGTCATTAAATATGCTGACAATATTTTGAAAGGGTTTGCAACCTCTCTATCCATCATCCTTTCTACACTGATTTCATATTTCTGGTTACAGGATTTTGTGCCAACAAG tgtctTTTTTCTTGGAGCAGTTCTGGTAATAGCAGCTACATTTTTATATGGGTATGAAGCCAAAGCTTCAGCTAATCCACGCAAAGTATGA